A single window of Methanoculleus oceani DNA harbors:
- a CDS encoding sensor histidine kinase, protein MQTPDPDPDLRRRAEDEARKRGHAAHLPEQDLRRLCHELEVHQVELELQNEALRELQHNLQISEEKYRDLYDFAPIGYITLDADGRIIETNLMTASLLGEPRASLTNQRFQYFLEQESIRDFIAFRDRVLAAGGRETVVVRLRATRESESAWVLIEGKAEEGQTFRAALIDITRRKQAEEALMRRTDDLVRKSAEVEAARDEAHLYLDIMAHDVRNANNVSGMYADLLIDLAQGDLKAYAEKLHDSIQRSTEILRNVATFRRTQQEAVSLVPVNLDAVIRAEIGTFTRASIRYRDAPVEVIADSLLSTIFNNLIGNAVKFGGPAVEITIRVEEDGEEVLVSIEDTGPGVSDEVKRKLFTRFERGMASGSGEGLGLFIVRTLVKRYGGAIWVEDRVPDRPERGTAFRFTLKKA, encoded by the coding sequence ATGCAGACCCCTGACCCGGACCCGGACCTCCGACGGCGCGCCGAGGATGAAGCACGGAAGAGAGGGCACGCCGCACACCTCCCGGAGCAGGACTTGCGGAGACTCTGTCACGAGCTCGAGGTGCACCAGGTCGAGCTCGAGCTCCAGAACGAGGCGCTGCGGGAGCTGCAGCACAACCTGCAGATCTCCGAAGAGAAGTATCGCGACCTCTATGACTTCGCCCCCATCGGCTACATCACCCTGGATGCTGACGGGCGGATCATTGAAACGAACCTGATGACTGCTTCACTGCTCGGGGAGCCCCGGGCGTCCCTGACGAACCAGCGGTTCCAGTACTTCCTGGAACAGGAGAGCATCCGGGACTTCATTGCATTCCGTGACCGGGTGCTTGCAGCCGGGGGGAGAGAGACCGTCGTGGTGCGGCTCAGGGCGACACGGGAATCCGAGTCCGCCTGGGTTCTGATCGAGGGGAAAGCCGAAGAGGGGCAGACGTTCCGGGCCGCCCTGATCGACATTACCAGGCGAAAACAGGCGGAAGAAGCGCTTATGCGCCGGACCGACGACCTCGTCAGGAAGAGCGCGGAGGTCGAAGCGGCACGCGACGAGGCGCACCTGTACCTCGACATAATGGCCCACGATGTCCGGAACGCGAACAACGTCTCGGGCATGTACGCTGACCTCCTGATCGACCTGGCGCAAGGAGACCTGAAGGCATACGCAGAGAAGCTGCATGACAGCATCCAGCGGAGCACCGAGATCCTCAGAAACGTCGCCACCTTCCGGCGGACTCAGCAGGAAGCCGTCAGCCTTGTGCCGGTGAACCTCGATGCGGTCATCCGGGCTGAAATCGGCACCTTCACCCGGGCATCGATCCGGTACCGGGACGCTCCCGTCGAGGTCATAGCAGACAGTCTCCTCTCGACCATCTTCAACAACCTCATCGGGAACGCCGTCAAGTTCGGGGGCCCGGCGGTCGAGATCACCATCCGGGTCGAGGAGGACGGAGAGGAGGTACTCGTCTCGATCGAGGACACCGGCCCGGGTGTTTCGGACGAGGTGAAGAGAAAACTCTTCACCCGGTTCGAGCGGGGCATGGCCAGTGGGAGCGGCGAGGGACTCGGGCTCTTCATCGTCCGGACACTCGTCAAGCGCTACGGCGGTGCCATATGGGTGGAGGACCGGGTGCCGGATCGCCCCGAGCGCGGGACGGCGTTCCGGTTCACGCTGAAGAAGGCGTGA
- a CDS encoding acetate--CoA ligase family protein, producing MAKRMLSEFESYNLLKQYGVPVPDHAIVQTAAEAGKAAEKIGFPVVMKIHSPQIIHKSDAGGVIVSIGSKQAAEEAFAKIVGNAKAYNPEAEIRGVIVEQQAAPGLELIIGGKTDPAFGKVLTFGMGGTLVELMKDVTLRILPVSEEAIRKMVREIHGYPIIQGYRGMKPRDEETLVKVMWAINRFFSENTSVVEFDINPIRLYESGACIVDARIFVDDEAVEKTVKERPFVPIEYFTPRSIAVIGASSEPRKMGYAVMHNLLHFPGQLYPVNNKRSEIQGLKAYPSILDIPSPVDMAVITVPAKHVPGVIEECGQKGVAMAVIITAGFRETGEGGKALEDRVLEIAKGYGTRIVGPNCLGMIIPPKGIDTTYVHESPKPGNIAFISQSGAIINTVVDWSIAQDIGFSAVVSVGNQADLNFIDYLRFVERDPRTKGIILYIEEVQDGRTFMKVVGEVSKTKPVVAIKSGSSARGQQAASSHTGSLSGSYDVYMEAFRESGVIPVHTLTGAFQVAEMLALPKGYPRGKRAVVITNAGGFSVLSSDYAERYGIDLIGLPPKVLKELNDLLPDFWNKGNPIDLLGDAGEKRFEQVFSVLANHQDCWDIAFVVGFPNLVIGSDQLANQIIRFSEKTGNMIVGTLLGGDSMERGRKILKENGIPIFEELDFTFRVVGRILWQRFR from the coding sequence ATGGCAAAGAGAATGCTGAGCGAATTCGAATCGTACAATCTCCTGAAACAGTACGGTGTACCGGTTCCCGATCACGCAATCGTCCAGACCGCTGCCGAGGCCGGCAAAGCGGCAGAGAAGATCGGTTTTCCGGTCGTCATGAAGATCCATTCGCCCCAGATTATCCATAAGAGCGACGCGGGCGGCGTCATCGTCAGCATCGGATCGAAGCAGGCCGCTGAGGAGGCGTTCGCTAAGATCGTCGGGAACGCCAAGGCGTACAACCCCGAAGCCGAGATCCGGGGCGTCATCGTCGAGCAGCAGGCGGCGCCGGGGCTCGAGCTGATCATCGGCGGGAAGACCGACCCGGCGTTCGGGAAGGTGCTCACCTTCGGTATGGGAGGCACCCTCGTCGAGTTGATGAAGGACGTCACCCTGCGGATCCTGCCGGTCTCCGAGGAGGCAATCCGGAAGATGGTCAGGGAGATCCACGGCTACCCGATCATCCAGGGCTACCGGGGCATGAAGCCGAGAGACGAGGAGACGCTCGTAAAAGTCATGTGGGCGATCAACCGCTTCTTTTCCGAGAACACCAGCGTCGTGGAGTTCGACATCAACCCGATCCGGCTCTACGAGTCCGGTGCCTGCATCGTCGACGCCCGGATCTTCGTCGACGACGAAGCGGTCGAAAAGACGGTGAAAGAGCGGCCGTTCGTGCCGATCGAGTACTTCACGCCCCGGTCGATAGCGGTCATCGGGGCCTCGTCCGAACCCAGGAAGATGGGCTACGCCGTGATGCACAACCTCCTCCACTTCCCGGGACAACTCTACCCGGTGAACAACAAGCGCTCCGAGATACAGGGACTCAAGGCATATCCTTCCATCCTTGATATCCCGAGCCCCGTCGATATGGCGGTCATCACCGTCCCGGCAAAACACGTGCCCGGCGTCATCGAGGAGTGCGGGCAGAAGGGAGTGGCGATGGCGGTCATCATCACCGCCGGCTTTCGGGAGACGGGAGAGGGAGGAAAGGCGCTCGAGGATCGAGTCCTCGAGATCGCAAAAGGCTACGGCACGCGGATCGTGGGCCCGAACTGCCTCGGGATGATCATTCCCCCGAAGGGCATCGATACCACCTACGTTCACGAGTCGCCCAAACCCGGCAACATCGCATTCATCTCCCAGAGCGGCGCCATCATCAACACGGTGGTCGACTGGAGCATCGCGCAGGATATCGGCTTTTCAGCCGTCGTCTCGGTGGGCAACCAGGCGGACCTCAACTTCATCGATTACCTCAGGTTCGTGGAGCGCGACCCCAGGACCAAGGGTATCATCCTCTACATCGAGGAAGTCCAGGACGGCAGGACCTTCATGAAGGTGGTCGGCGAGGTCTCGAAGACCAAACCCGTCGTGGCGATCAAGTCCGGTTCTTCGGCGAGAGGCCAGCAGGCGGCCTCGTCCCACACGGGTTCGCTCTCCGGGTCGTACGACGTCTACATGGAAGCATTCCGCGAGTCCGGCGTGATCCCCGTCCACACCCTGACCGGCGCGTTCCAGGTCGCAGAGATGCTGGCGCTCCCGAAAGGCTACCCCCGCGGCAAGCGGGCGGTCGTGATCACGAACGCCGGCGGGTTCTCCGTGCTCTCCTCCGACTACGCCGAACGTTACGGCATCGACCTGATCGGCCTGCCGCCGAAGGTCCTCAAGGAATTAAACGACCTCCTCCCCGATTTCTGGAACAAGGGCAATCCGATCGACCTCCTCGGCGATGCCGGTGAGAAGCGGTTCGAGCAGGTGTTCAGCGTCCTCGCCAATCACCAGGACTGCTGGGACATCGCCTTCGTCGTCGGGTTCCCGAACCTCGTCATCGGGTCGGATCAGCTTGCAAACCAGATCATCCGGTTCTCGGAGAAGACCGGGAACATGATCGTCGGGACGCTGCTCGGCGGCGACTCCATGGAGCGGGGCCGCAAGATCCTCAAGGAAAACGGCATCCCGATCTTCGAGGAGCTCGACTTCACCTTCCGGGTGGTGGGAAGAATCCTCTGGCAGAGATTCCGCTAA